A single genomic interval of Dyella sp. GSA-30 harbors:
- a CDS encoding UBP-type zinc finger domain-containing protein, whose translation MSSHCSHLASIQDVTPSARGCEECLKSGDTWVHLRICRTCGHVGCCDDSPNRHATRHFHRTQHPIIEGYDPPEGWGWCYVDEVEFDLSDRMTPQLGPIPRYY comes from the coding sequence ATGTCCAGCCATTGCAGCCATCTAGCGTCGATCCAGGATGTCACGCCCAGCGCACGCGGGTGCGAGGAATGCCTGAAGTCCGGGGATACATGGGTTCATTTGCGTATCTGCCGCACCTGCGGACATGTGGGCTGTTGCGACGACTCCCCGAACCGGCATGCGACCAGGCATTTCCATCGCACCCAACATCCCATCATCGAAGGCTACGATCCGCCGGAGGGTTGGGGCTGGTGTTATGTCGATGAGGTCGAATTTGATCTCAGCGACCGCATGACGCCGCAGCTCGGCCCGATTCCGCGTTACTACTGA
- a CDS encoding Dyp-type peroxidase, translated as MEVTVSVVSQPVVAKLTRAAIFLVLTLKPEPQHRATVRALCGDLAGLLRAVGFRDLEGRLSCVMGFGSDAWDRLFGQPRPRDLHPFREIQGQHHAVSTPGDILFHVRATRMDLCFELASQIMSRLRDSVVAVDEVHGFTYFDDRDLIGFVDGTENPVDQAALDAAIVGNEDPGFTGGSYVIVQKYLHDLQSWNALPVEQQEKIVGRTKLADIELEDSVKPSYAHNALTTIVENGKQLDIVRDNMPFGDIGKGEFGTYFIGYARSPQRIEQMLVNMFVGRPPGNYDRLLDHSKAVTGTLFFVPSATFLEEVAG; from the coding sequence ATGGAGGTGACTGTGTCCGTCGTTTCGCAGCCGGTTGTAGCAAAGCTCACACGTGCGGCTATTTTTCTGGTCCTGACGCTAAAGCCGGAACCTCAGCATCGCGCAACCGTTCGGGCCCTTTGTGGCGATCTGGCCGGACTACTGCGCGCCGTGGGCTTTCGGGATCTTGAAGGGCGCCTCTCGTGCGTGATGGGTTTCGGATCCGATGCCTGGGACCGGCTCTTCGGGCAACCCAGGCCCAGGGATTTGCATCCGTTTCGCGAAATTCAGGGGCAGCACCATGCCGTGTCCACGCCGGGCGACATCCTGTTCCATGTGCGCGCCACGCGCATGGACCTGTGTTTCGAACTTGCGAGCCAGATCATGTCCCGGCTCCGCGACTCCGTCGTCGCCGTCGACGAGGTGCATGGTTTCACCTATTTCGATGACCGCGACCTGATCGGGTTTGTCGACGGAACGGAGAACCCGGTCGATCAGGCGGCGCTGGACGCGGCCATCGTCGGTAACGAGGACCCGGGCTTCACCGGCGGAAGCTACGTGATCGTGCAGAAGTACCTGCATGACCTGCAAAGCTGGAATGCGCTACCTGTAGAGCAGCAGGAAAAGATCGTGGGCAGGACCAAGCTTGCGGACATCGAGCTGGAGGACAGCGTGAAGCCGAGCTACGCGCACAATGCATTGACCACGATCGTGGAGAACGGCAAGCAGCTGGATATCGTGCGCGACAACATGCCGTTCGGTGACATCGGCAAGGGCGAGTTCGGCACCTATTTCATCGGTTATGCGCGTTCTCCACAACGCATCGAACAGATGCTCGTCAACATGTTTGTCGGCCGCCCGCCTGGTAATTACGACCGGTTGCTCGACCATAGCAAGGCTGTTACCGGTACGTTGTTTTTTGTGCCGTCGGCGACGTTTCTAGAAGAAGTGGCTGGCTGA
- a CDS encoding LysR family transcriptional regulator yields the protein MPRENFSDLLAFLAVARERSFTKAAAKLGISQSTLSHTIRALEERLGVRLLARTTRSVTPTDAGERLRAAVAPRFAEIDAELSALSELRDKPAGTIRITSGEHAASAILWPALGNLLPDYPDIHIEIVVDYGLTDIVAERYDAGVRLGEQVAKDMIAVRIGPDMRMAAVGAPAYFARRKRPKTPQDLTHHDCINLRLPTHGGIYPWEFEKAGREVRVRVEGQLVFNNIALRRDAVLAGLGLAYLPEDQVQKYIDDGKLIRVLADWCPPFPGYHLYYPSRRQPSPAFTLLVDALRYRG from the coding sequence ATGCCGCGTGAGAACTTCAGCGATCTCTTGGCCTTTCTTGCGGTGGCGCGTGAGCGCAGCTTTACCAAGGCCGCGGCCAAGCTCGGTATCTCACAATCGACGCTCAGCCATACGATCCGTGCGCTCGAAGAACGCCTGGGCGTCCGCCTTCTGGCAAGAACCACGCGCAGCGTCACGCCCACCGATGCCGGCGAGCGTTTGCGTGCCGCAGTCGCGCCGCGCTTCGCGGAGATCGATGCCGAACTGTCCGCATTGAGCGAACTGCGGGACAAGCCCGCGGGCACCATCCGCATTACTTCGGGCGAGCACGCGGCAAGTGCGATTCTCTGGCCTGCGCTGGGAAACTTGCTGCCCGACTATCCGGACATTCATATAGAAATCGTTGTCGACTATGGCCTGACGGATATCGTCGCCGAACGCTACGACGCTGGTGTCCGTCTTGGCGAGCAGGTGGCCAAGGACATGATCGCCGTACGCATCGGTCCCGATATGCGCATGGCGGCGGTCGGTGCGCCTGCGTATTTTGCGCGGCGCAAGCGACCGAAAACGCCGCAGGACCTGACGCATCACGACTGCATCAATCTGCGCTTGCCGACGCACGGAGGCATTTATCCCTGGGAGTTCGAAAAAGCCGGTCGCGAAGTGCGGGTGCGTGTCGAGGGCCAACTGGTTTTCAACAATATCGCGCTGAGACGCGATGCGGTTCTGGCAGGCCTTGGCCTGGCCTATCTGCCGGAAGACCAGGTACAGAAATACATCGACGACGGAAAACTCATCCGCGTACTTGCCGACTGGTGCCCGCCGTTTCCCGGCTATCACCTCTACTACCCAAGCCGCCGGCAGCCGTCTCCGGCGTTTACCTTGCTGGTGGATGCGTTGCGTTATCGGGGTTGA
- a CDS encoding aldo/keto reductase, translating into MDYRYLGRSALKVSPLCLGAMMFGGETDETTSKRIIDKAFAQGINFIDTADVYHAGRSESVVGRAIADRRDHWVVATKFGFPTAQSGPNEQGQSRKWIMQSVDASLKRLGTDYIDILYFHRALVDAPMEEGVRAIGDLIRQGKLRYFGLSNFRGWRIAEIVRLADQLGVDRPVASEPLYNMVDRSAEVEQLPAAAHYGIGVVPYSPLARGVLTGKYAVDASPPSDSRAGRGDKRIQQTEWRAESLKIATLLADYVARRGTTSVAFALAWVLKNRFVSATIAGPRTEAHWDSYIDALQLELGPEDEAFVDGLVPPGHVSTPGYTDPGYPIEGRQVA; encoded by the coding sequence ATGGATTACCGCTACCTTGGCCGCAGCGCCCTCAAAGTATCTCCCCTGTGCCTGGGGGCCATGATGTTCGGCGGCGAGACCGACGAAACCACCTCCAAGCGCATCATCGACAAGGCCTTCGCGCAGGGCATCAACTTCATCGACACGGCCGACGTCTATCACGCCGGCCGTTCGGAGTCGGTCGTGGGCCGGGCCATCGCCGACCGTCGCGATCATTGGGTGGTGGCGACCAAGTTCGGTTTTCCAACCGCGCAGAGTGGCCCGAACGAACAAGGCCAATCGCGCAAATGGATCATGCAATCGGTCGACGCTAGCCTGAAGCGGCTCGGCACCGACTACATCGATATCCTGTATTTCCACCGCGCGCTCGTCGATGCACCGATGGAAGAAGGCGTGCGCGCCATCGGTGATTTGATTCGCCAGGGCAAGCTTCGCTATTTCGGCCTATCCAACTTCCGTGGCTGGCGCATTGCCGAGATCGTACGGCTGGCCGACCAGCTCGGTGTCGACCGCCCCGTCGCCAGCGAGCCGCTCTACAACATGGTCGACCGCAGCGCCGAAGTCGAGCAGTTGCCGGCAGCGGCCCACTACGGCATCGGCGTGGTGCCCTATAGCCCACTGGCGCGCGGCGTGCTGACCGGCAAATACGCCGTGGACGCATCACCGCCGAGCGACTCGCGCGCGGGTCGCGGCGACAAACGCATCCAGCAAACCGAGTGGCGAGCCGAATCGCTGAAGATCGCAACGTTGTTGGCGGACTATGTCGCCCGGCGTGGCACGACATCGGTCGCGTTCGCATTGGCGTGGGTGCTCAAGAATCGCTTCGTCAGTGCCACCATTGCCGGCCCGCGAACCGAAGCCCACTGGGACAGCTATATCGATGCGCTGCAGCTCGAGCTCGGGCCCGAAGACGAAGCGTTCGTCGATGGACTGGTACCGCCGGGCCATGTTTCGACGCCCGGCTATACCGATCCGGGTTATCCGATCGAGGGGCGACAGGTCGCCTGA
- a CDS encoding carboxymuconolactone decarboxylase family protein produces MTHTPTTARNAFGDIAPALADYTDHVLFGDVWERPGLSPRDRSLITVASLIALYRTNELPFHLRKALDNGISRDELIEVITHLAFYSGWPTASSAVSIARRVFEEANA; encoded by the coding sequence ATGACGCATACACCTACTACCGCACGCAACGCATTCGGCGATATCGCTCCGGCGCTGGCCGATTACACCGACCATGTGTTGTTTGGCGATGTCTGGGAGCGACCGGGATTGTCGCCGCGTGATCGCAGTCTGATCACCGTGGCAAGCCTGATCGCGCTCTATCGCACCAACGAACTGCCTTTCCACCTAAGGAAAGCATTGGATAACGGAATCAGTCGAGACGAGTTGATCGAGGTGATTACACATCTCGCCTTCTATTCGGGCTGGCCTACGGCCAGTTCCGCTGTGTCAATCGCTCGACGGGTTTTTGAAGAAGCAAACGCCTGA
- a CDS encoding aldo/keto reductase: protein MQKRSLGNSGLEVSAIGLGCMGLSFGYGPATEKQTAIALIRSAAERGVTFFDTAEAYGPFANEELVGEALAPLRDQVVIATKFGFKQGEVNLGLDSRPERIKQVAEAALKRLRTDRIDLFYQHRVDPNVPMEDVAGAVKDLIQQGKVKHFGLSEAGVKSIRRAHAVQPVAALQSEYSLWWREPEAEILPTLEELGIGFVPFSPLGKGFLTGAISESTTFDSTDFRNIVPRFTPEARKANQALVDLLGQMAAQRGATPAQIALAWLLARKPWIVPIPGTTKLHRLEENLGAASIELTSGDLGEIESAVSLIPVQGERYPQHLQQRVDR from the coding sequence ATGCAAAAACGTTCATTGGGAAACAGCGGCCTGGAAGTGTCGGCGATCGGGCTCGGATGCATGGGATTGAGCTTTGGCTATGGGCCGGCCACGGAAAAGCAGACCGCCATTGCCCTGATCCGCTCGGCGGCCGAGCGTGGCGTCACCTTTTTTGATACCGCCGAAGCCTATGGGCCGTTCGCCAATGAGGAACTGGTCGGCGAAGCGCTGGCTCCGCTTCGCGATCAGGTGGTGATCGCGACAAAATTCGGCTTCAAGCAAGGCGAGGTCAATCTTGGCCTGGACAGTCGGCCGGAGCGCATCAAGCAGGTAGCCGAGGCCGCACTCAAGCGCCTCAGAACCGATCGTATCGATCTGTTCTACCAGCACCGCGTGGATCCGAACGTCCCGATGGAAGACGTCGCCGGCGCGGTGAAGGATCTTATCCAGCAGGGCAAGGTCAAGCACTTCGGTCTGTCCGAAGCGGGCGTGAAATCGATTCGACGCGCACACGCGGTGCAACCGGTCGCTGCACTGCAAAGCGAGTACTCGTTGTGGTGGAGGGAGCCTGAAGCGGAAATCCTGCCAACACTGGAAGAACTCGGTATCGGCTTTGTTCCGTTCAGTCCGCTGGGCAAGGGCTTTCTGACCGGCGCCATCAGCGAAAGCACGACCTTCGACAGTACCGATTTTCGCAATATCGTTCCGCGCTTCACGCCGGAGGCACGAAAGGCAAACCAGGCCCTGGTCGATTTGCTTGGACAGATGGCGGCGCAACGTGGGGCGACCCCGGCGCAAATCGCCCTGGCATGGCTGCTGGCTCGCAAGCCCTGGATCGTACCGATTCCCGGCACCACGAAGCTCCATCGTCTGGAGGAGAATCTCGGAGCAGCCAGTATCGAGCTGACATCTGGCGATCTGGGCGAGATCGAAAGCGCCGTTTCCCTGATCCCGGTGCAAGGCGAGCGCTATCCGCAGCACCTGCAGCAACGCGTCGATCGGTGA
- a CDS encoding Fic family protein → MSSPRWIWQQPDWPQFHWQAETLAPLLRDCQQAQGRLSGMAGGVADDAQMQDELDTLLQNIITSSAIEGEQLNAASVRSSLARRLGVTTPNDGEATARSEGLAELMLDVTQHHQAPLDLPRLLHWHQWLFPQQQTLLPQRIRVGSLRGEEPMQVVSGRIDRPVIHFVAPPRDGLEQQVDAFLAWFARSRSDTALDPMLRAGVAHFWFVTLHPFDDGNGRLTRAITDLALAQGEHQAIRFYAMSASILADRAGYYRVLETSQKAGLNITHWLQWFLHTLLDSFQQALQRIDRVLANARFWQQHRHQALSADQVKVLNRLLDGGERGFAQGINASKYQAVTKVSKATATRHLADLLKKGCVERLPGGGRSTRYQIKSPGAMPFL, encoded by the coding sequence GTGAGTAGCCCCCGCTGGATCTGGCAACAGCCGGATTGGCCCCAATTCCACTGGCAGGCGGAAACGCTGGCACCTTTGTTGCGCGATTGTCAGCAAGCTCAAGGCCGGCTGTCGGGCATGGCTGGGGGCGTAGCAGATGATGCGCAGATGCAGGACGAGCTGGATACATTACTGCAGAACATCATTACCTCCTCGGCTATCGAGGGCGAACAACTCAATGCCGCCTCGGTGCGCTCCTCACTTGCACGTCGACTTGGCGTGACCACCCCAAATGACGGCGAGGCAACTGCACGCAGCGAAGGCTTGGCCGAGCTCATGCTCGACGTCACCCAACATCATCAAGCTCCGCTTGATCTGCCGCGACTGTTGCACTGGCATCAGTGGCTGTTCCCGCAGCAGCAGACGTTGTTGCCGCAACGCATCCGCGTTGGAAGTTTGCGCGGCGAGGAGCCGATGCAAGTGGTGTCAGGGCGCATCGACCGACCGGTGATCCATTTCGTGGCGCCACCGCGTGATGGGTTGGAACAGCAGGTGGATGCGTTCCTGGCATGGTTTGCTCGTAGCCGAAGCGACACGGCATTGGATCCTATGTTGCGTGCAGGCGTCGCGCATTTCTGGTTCGTCACGCTGCATCCGTTCGACGACGGCAATGGCCGCTTGACACGGGCTATCACCGATCTCGCGCTCGCACAGGGAGAGCATCAGGCGATCCGTTTCTACGCCATGTCGGCAAGCATCCTGGCCGATCGTGCCGGTTACTACCGAGTGCTGGAAACCAGTCAGAAAGCGGGGCTGAATATCACCCATTGGCTGCAATGGTTTTTGCATACGTTGCTTGACAGTTTTCAACAGGCCTTGCAGCGTATCGATCGTGTGCTGGCCAATGCTCGCTTCTGGCAACAACATCGCCATCAGGCGCTATCGGCCGATCAGGTAAAGGTACTGAATCGTTTGCTCGATGGCGGCGAACGTGGGTTCGCGCAAGGTATCAACGCTTCGAAATACCAGGCTGTGACCAAGGTATCCAAGGCCACGGCGACTCGTCACCTGGCAGACTTGCTTAAGAAAGGTTGCGTGGAACGCTTGCCCGGCGGGGGGCGTAGCACGCGATATCAAATTAAATCGCCGGGCGCGATGCCATTTTTGTAG
- a CDS encoding HAMP domain-containing sensor histidine kinase: protein MNQEAQPVTRRWLPASMASRLYLIIFAGLMLAHGLSFGLLFMERYQSSTAVMFNTLEHDVGTSIAILDRLPAAERPAWLHRIERDNYHYILGNGQPGNPTLSSRARTVVQLIAKEVGPGYQVHAQTVSLKPERYQVHFTLHDGSPLTLEITPRMVPVASWLPFVFVLQIALLLLCTWFAVRLATRPLTRMAQAVEAMTPTADGPRMSQDGPTEVAHAAVAFNAMQDRIRRHLKERLHILASISHDLQTPITRMRLRAEALDESSEQEKILDDLRQMEHMVREGVAYARSAHGGSEAPVRIDAAAFLESMVFDYQDVGQPVTLTDNVGGTATVRAQALRRVLGNLIDNAIKYGGSAEVGMQRGTDEKLLITVSDRGPGIPDDELEQVLQPFYRLEASRNRDTGGTGLGLAIASQLMTSIGGSLQLSSRDGGGLVATIELP, encoded by the coding sequence ATGAACCAGGAAGCACAACCGGTGACACGGCGCTGGCTGCCCGCCAGCATGGCGTCGCGCCTGTATCTGATCATTTTCGCGGGCCTGATGCTGGCGCACGGATTGTCGTTCGGTTTGTTGTTCATGGAGCGCTATCAGAGTTCGACCGCGGTCATGTTCAACACACTAGAACACGACGTCGGCACCTCGATCGCAATACTCGACCGCCTGCCTGCCGCCGAACGCCCTGCGTGGCTTCACCGCATCGAGCGGGACAACTATCACTACATCCTCGGCAACGGCCAGCCGGGCAATCCAACGCTGTCCAGCCGCGCACGCACCGTCGTGCAGTTGATCGCCAAGGAAGTCGGCCCCGGCTATCAGGTGCATGCCCAAACCGTATCGCTCAAGCCGGAACGCTACCAAGTGCATTTCACCCTGCATGATGGCTCGCCGCTGACGCTCGAGATCACGCCGCGCATGGTGCCTGTAGCGAGCTGGTTACCGTTCGTCTTTGTCCTGCAGATAGCGTTGCTGTTGCTATGCACCTGGTTCGCGGTGCGATTGGCCACTCGCCCGCTCACCCGCATGGCCCAGGCGGTGGAAGCGATGACGCCGACCGCCGATGGCCCGCGCATGAGCCAGGACGGTCCCACTGAAGTGGCCCACGCGGCGGTCGCCTTCAATGCCATGCAGGACCGGATCCGTCGTCACCTGAAAGAGCGGTTGCATATCCTTGCATCCATCTCGCACGACCTGCAGACCCCCATCACGCGCATGCGCCTGCGCGCCGAGGCCCTGGACGAGAGCAGCGAGCAGGAAAAGATTCTTGATGACCTGCGCCAGATGGAGCATATGGTCCGCGAAGGTGTCGCTTACGCACGCAGCGCACACGGCGGGTCGGAAGCTCCCGTACGCATCGACGCGGCCGCCTTCCTGGAAAGCATGGTCTTCGACTACCAGGACGTCGGCCAACCCGTGACCCTGACCGACAACGTCGGCGGCACCGCCACGGTACGGGCGCAAGCGTTGCGGCGCGTGCTCGGCAACCTGATCGACAATGCGATCAAATACGGCGGAAGCGCCGAGGTCGGCATGCAGCGGGGCACGGACGAGAAGTTGCTGATCACCGTATCGGACCGTGGGCCCGGCATTCCTGATGACGAGCTGGAGCAAGTGCTGCAGCCGTTCTATCGGCTGGAGGCATCCCGTAATCGCGATACGGGCGGCACCGGCCTTGGTCTTGCGATCGCATCACAACTGATGACGTCGATCGGTGGCAGCTTGCAGCTGTCCAGTCGCGATGGCGGTGGACTTGTGGCGACGATAGAGCTGCCGTAA
- a CDS encoding DHA2 family efflux MFS transporter permease subunit: MNLPGEDVAAKDAPAAPASTDYRVISLIVACSIFMEQLDATVLATALPTMAYDFGVTAPAMSVVITCYLLMLAIFIPASGAMADRFGARRVFSTAIGVFVAGSILCAWTTSLPMMVAARVVQGAGGAMMAPIGRLILLRTVERRNLVSAMSWTLVPAFLGPLIGPPLGGFIVTYLDWRWIFYINVPIGVLGFVLVRKLIPDISSETTASRFDLLGFVLCGVGLGCLLFGFESIGQNAALPEALTLLAIGLCACIAYVWHAKRRPNPLLDLSLLKIDSFRLSVIGGSLMRVTQGAQPFLLPLMFQIGFGWSAVRSGQLILATTLGAIVTRSFTPRLLRRVGFRNGMIFNGVLSSLGYAVCAFFRPDWPSAIMFALLFCCGAFMSFQFAAYNTIAYEAVPTSRVSAANSFYTTLQQLMLSVGVCTGSLLLKSTMVVGGHTQPQLMDFSIAFLVVTLISLSSTRWHLAFAHDAGHELSGHRAK, translated from the coding sequence ATGAACTTGCCGGGCGAGGACGTCGCTGCGAAAGACGCGCCTGCCGCGCCGGCGAGCACCGATTATCGCGTGATTTCCCTGATCGTGGCCTGCTCCATCTTCATGGAGCAACTGGATGCTACCGTGCTGGCCACGGCATTGCCCACGATGGCGTATGACTTCGGTGTCACCGCGCCGGCGATGAGCGTGGTCATCACTTGCTATCTGCTGATGCTGGCCATCTTTATTCCGGCGAGCGGGGCGATGGCCGATCGCTTTGGCGCGCGCCGCGTCTTCAGCACGGCCATCGGCGTGTTTGTCGCCGGCTCGATCCTCTGCGCTTGGACCACCAGCCTGCCCATGATGGTCGCGGCGCGCGTGGTGCAGGGTGCCGGCGGGGCGATGATGGCGCCGATCGGGCGGTTGATCCTGTTGCGTACGGTGGAGCGCCGCAATCTTGTTTCGGCGATGTCCTGGACACTGGTTCCTGCGTTTCTGGGGCCGCTGATCGGCCCGCCGTTGGGCGGATTTATCGTCACCTATCTCGACTGGCGCTGGATCTTCTACATCAACGTGCCGATCGGTGTGCTCGGCTTCGTGCTGGTGCGCAAGCTGATACCGGATATCAGCAGCGAAACGACCGCTTCGCGTTTCGACCTGCTGGGCTTCGTGCTATGCGGTGTCGGCCTTGGTTGCCTGCTGTTCGGTTTTGAATCCATCGGCCAGAACGCGGCACTGCCGGAGGCGCTCACGTTGCTGGCCATTGGTCTTTGCGCATGCATCGCTTATGTGTGGCATGCGAAGCGCCGGCCCAATCCGCTGCTCGATCTGTCTCTGCTCAAGATCGATTCGTTTCGGCTATCGGTCATTGGCGGTTCGTTGATGCGCGTAACGCAAGGCGCGCAACCGTTTCTGCTGCCGCTGATGTTTCAGATCGGCTTCGGATGGTCCGCCGTGCGCAGCGGTCAATTGATTCTGGCCACGACGCTCGGCGCCATCGTCACTCGCAGTTTTACGCCGCGACTGCTGCGACGCGTCGGTTTTCGCAATGGCATGATCTTCAATGGCGTGCTCTCCAGCCTGGGCTACGCGGTGTGCGCTTTCTTCCGCCCCGACTGGCCGTCCGCCATCATGTTCGCCTTGCTGTTCTGTTGCGGCGCGTTCATGTCGTTCCAGTTCGCCGCCTATAACACCATTGCGTACGAGGCTGTGCCTACGTCGCGCGTCAGTGCCGCCAATAGCTTTTACACCACGTTGCAGCAGTTGATGCTGTCGGTTGGCGTATGCACCGGTTCGCTGTTGTTGAAGTCCACCATGGTCGTCGGTGGCCACACCCAGCCGCAGCTGATGGATTTCTCCATTGCGTTCCTGGTGGTGACCTTGATATCGCTCAGCTCGACGCGTTGGCATCTCGCGTTCGCGCATGATGCGGGGCATGAGTTGAGTGGGCATCGGGCCAAGTGA
- a CDS encoding response regulator, with amino-acid sequence MEHIDHILVVDDDHGIRTGVVDYLRKNGLRATAAVDGRDMWAQLEASAFDLIVLDIMMPGDDGLVLCRNLRSGKHRALPILLLTARDDETDRIIGLEMGADDYLVKPFSPRELLARIKAVIRRTRMLPPNLRITETSDTISFGRWRLDTTARHLLDENGTIVSLSGAEFRLLRVFLDHPQRVLSRDQLLNLTQGRDAELFDRSIDLLVSRLRQRLLDDSRDQSYIKTVRSEGYVFSMPIVVHGENP; translated from the coding sequence ATGGAGCACATCGACCATATTCTGGTTGTCGATGACGATCACGGCATCCGTACGGGTGTGGTGGATTACCTGCGCAAGAATGGTCTGCGCGCCACTGCGGCCGTCGATGGCCGCGATATGTGGGCGCAGCTGGAAGCATCCGCATTCGACCTGATCGTGCTGGACATCATGATGCCCGGCGACGACGGCCTGGTGCTGTGCCGCAACCTGCGCAGCGGCAAGCATCGTGCGCTGCCCATCCTGCTGCTCACCGCGCGCGACGACGAAACCGACCGCATCATCGGCCTGGAAATGGGCGCGGACGATTATCTGGTCAAGCCCTTTTCGCCGCGCGAACTGCTGGCGCGGATCAAGGCCGTCATACGCCGCACGCGCATGCTTCCGCCGAACCTGCGCATCACCGAAACCAGCGATACGATTTCGTTCGGGCGCTGGCGGCTGGATACCACCGCACGACATCTGCTCGACGAAAACGGGACGATCGTGTCCCTCAGCGGGGCCGAATTTCGGCTGTTGCGCGTGTTCCTCGATCACCCGCAGCGCGTATTGTCCCGCGACCAGCTGCTCAACCTTACTCAGGGGCGGGATGCGGAGCTCTTCGACCGCTCCATCGACCTATTGGTGAGCCGCCTGCGCCAGCGCCTGCTCGATGACAGCAGGGACCAGTCCTATATCAAGACCGTGCGCAGCGAAGGCTATGTGTTCAGCATGCCGATCGTCGTGCATGGGGAGAACCCATGA
- a CDS encoding plasmid replication/partition related protein encodes MDIVVNEELKAYIDPMTPDEYEALERSILAEGCRDALVLWGETLVDGHHRYSVCRKHDLPFKTMQNTQFQSMDDVHLWMIDQHLGRRSVSPFQRGVLALRKRAILAERRNRARDADKPVETPEPVEATSEIAETVTDTPRTEPAISREALAREARLSNSQVGMIEKIQKQATPEVVEAVKSGTLSINAAAAVATLPAEEQRAAAVAGGDELKQAAKRVREARRKPRDETKAPQDTTDDNELLELRQRVIELMAENEALRRELAELRG; translated from the coding sequence GTGGATATCGTCGTCAACGAAGAACTCAAGGCCTATATCGACCCGATGACCCCGGACGAATACGAGGCGTTGGAGCGAAGCATCCTGGCCGAGGGTTGTCGCGACGCGTTGGTGCTGTGGGGTGAGACACTGGTCGACGGCCACCATCGCTACAGCGTGTGCCGCAAGCACGACCTGCCTTTCAAGACCATGCAGAACACGCAGTTCCAGTCCATGGACGACGTGCATCTGTGGATGATCGACCAGCATCTTGGTCGGCGTAGCGTGTCACCCTTTCAGCGCGGCGTGCTGGCGCTGCGCAAGCGGGCCATCCTGGCCGAGCGACGGAACCGTGCGCGCGATGCCGATAAGCCGGTGGAAACGCCGGAGCCGGTCGAGGCGACCAGCGAGATAGCGGAAACCGTTACCGACACGCCACGAACCGAACCGGCGATCAGCCGCGAAGCACTCGCGCGCGAAGCACGACTCAGCAACAGCCAAGTCGGGATGATCGAAAAGATCCAGAAACAGGCCACGCCGGAAGTGGTCGAAGCGGTCAAGTCGGGCACGCTGTCGATCAATGCCGCGGCCGCCGTGGCGACCCTGCCGGCCGAAGAGCAGCGGGCCGCTGCTGTCGCTGGCGGCGATGAGCTCAAGCAAGCGGCCAAACGGGTGCGCGAAGCCCGCCGCAAACCGCGTGACGAAACCAAGGCGCCGCAAGATACAACCGACGATAACGAGTTGCTTGAGCTACGCCAGCGTGTGATCGAGCTGATGGCAGAGAACGAAGCCTTGCGCCGCGAGCTGGCGGAACTGCGGGGCTAG